In Humulus lupulus chromosome 7, drHumLupu1.1, whole genome shotgun sequence, the following are encoded in one genomic region:
- the LOC133792107 gene encoding SAC3 family protein A-like isoform X3, with product MRQWEVYASANLSCNPFMLKELRDATWSLLNTTYYVLSCTLVTTEILYHLCRVRAAVTSGNYVMFFRLFKTAPNLNTCLMDLYVEKMRFKAVCCISRSYRPTLHVSYIAQVLGFSSGASDNDEKDSDGLEECIEWLKAHDTSPIADNNGEMQLNAEGWEWRRQRTAVSRVQQGAGNGVRHVECKAEYGKGLGVALIMRSASR from the exons ATGAGACAGTGGGAAGTTTATGCAAG TGCCAATCTCAGCTGCAATCCCTTTATGCTGAAGGAATTGAGGGATGCCACATGGAGTTTGCTGAATACAACTTACTATGTGTTATCTTGCACTCTAGTAACAAcagagatcttgtatcatctatGTCGAG TTCGGGCAGCTGTCACTTCTGGAAACTATGTTATGTTCTTTAGGCTCTTCAAAACAGCACCAAATTTGAACACTTGCCTGATGG ATCTATATGTTGAAAAGATGCGGTTTAAGGCAGTGTGTTGCATATCTCGATCTTATCGGCCTACATTACATGTTTCTTATATCGCTCAGGTTCTGGGCTTCTCTAGTGGTGCTTCTGACAATGATGAAAAAGATTCAGATGGATTAGAGGAATGTATTGAGTGGTTGAAGGCACATGACACATCTCCTATTGCAGATAACAATGGAGAGATGCAGCTTAATGCCGAG ggctgggaatggcgaaggcAGAGAACGGCAGTGAGTCGGGTACAGCAAGGGGCTGGGAATGGCGTTAGGCACGtcgagtgcaaggccgagtacggcaaggggctgggagtgGCGTTAATCATGCGGAGTGCaagtcgctag
- the LOC133792107 gene encoding SAC3 family protein A-like isoform X2, which yields MNKRDWEEATISFSCANLSCNPFMLKELRDATWSLLNTTYYVLSCTLVTTEILYHLCRVRAAVTSGNYVMFFRLFKTAPNLNTCLMDLYVEKMRFKAVCCISRSYRPTLHVSYIAQVLGFSSGASDNDEKDSDGLEECIEWLKAHDTSPIADNNGEMQLNAEGWEWRRQRTAVSRVQQGAGNGVRHVECKAEYGKGLGVALIMRSASR from the exons ATGAACAAAAGGGACTGGGAAGAAGCAACAATTAGCTTCTCTTG TGCCAATCTCAGCTGCAATCCCTTTATGCTGAAGGAATTGAGGGATGCCACATGGAGTTTGCTGAATACAACTTACTATGTGTTATCTTGCACTCTAGTAACAAcagagatcttgtatcatctatGTCGAG TTCGGGCAGCTGTCACTTCTGGAAACTATGTTATGTTCTTTAGGCTCTTCAAAACAGCACCAAATTTGAACACTTGCCTGATGG ATCTATATGTTGAAAAGATGCGGTTTAAGGCAGTGTGTTGCATATCTCGATCTTATCGGCCTACATTACATGTTTCTTATATCGCTCAGGTTCTGGGCTTCTCTAGTGGTGCTTCTGACAATGATGAAAAAGATTCAGATGGATTAGAGGAATGTATTGAGTGGTTGAAGGCACATGACACATCTCCTATTGCAGATAACAATGGAGAGATGCAGCTTAATGCCGAG ggctgggaatggcgaaggcAGAGAACGGCAGTGAGTCGGGTACAGCAAGGGGCTGGGAATGGCGTTAGGCACGtcgagtgcaaggccgagtacggcaaggggctgggagtgGCGTTAATCATGCGGAGTGCaagtcgctag
- the LOC133792107 gene encoding SAC3 family protein A-like isoform X1 — MTAENLCQSQLQSLYAEGIEGCHMEFAEYNLLCVILHSSNNRDLVSSMSRLSSEAKRDNVVRYTLAVRAAVTSGNYVMFFRLFKTAPNLNTCLMDLYVEKMRFKAVCCISRSYRPTLHVSYIAQVLGFSSGASDNDEKDSDGLEECIEWLKAHDTSPIADNNGEMQLNAEGWEWRRQRTAVSRVQQGAGNGVRHVECKAEYGKGLGVALIMRSASR; from the exons ATGACTGCTGAAAATTTG TGCCAATCTCAGCTGCAATCCCTTTATGCTGAAGGAATTGAGGGATGCCACATGGAGTTTGCTGAATACAACTTACTATGTGTTATCTTGCACTCTAGTAACAAcagagatcttgtatcatctatGTCGAG ATTATCAAGtgaagctaaaagagataatgtAGTAAGGTACACTCTTGCAGTTCGGGCAGCTGTCACTTCTGGAAACTATGTTATGTTCTTTAGGCTCTTCAAAACAGCACCAAATTTGAACACTTGCCTGATGG ATCTATATGTTGAAAAGATGCGGTTTAAGGCAGTGTGTTGCATATCTCGATCTTATCGGCCTACATTACATGTTTCTTATATCGCTCAGGTTCTGGGCTTCTCTAGTGGTGCTTCTGACAATGATGAAAAAGATTCAGATGGATTAGAGGAATGTATTGAGTGGTTGAAGGCACATGACACATCTCCTATTGCAGATAACAATGGAGAGATGCAGCTTAATGCCGAG ggctgggaatggcgaaggcAGAGAACGGCAGTGAGTCGGGTACAGCAAGGGGCTGGGAATGGCGTTAGGCACGtcgagtgcaaggccgagtacggcaaggggctgggagtgGCGTTAATCATGCGGAGTGCaagtcgctag
- the LOC133792107 gene encoding SAC3 family protein A-like isoform X7 → MTAENLCQSQLQSLYAEGIEGCHMEFAEYNLLCVILHSSNNRDLVSSMSRLSSEAKRDNVVRYTLAVRAAVTSGNYVMFFRLFKTAPNLNTCLMDLYVEKMRFKAVCCISRSYRPTLHVSYIAQVLGFSSGASDNDEKDSDGLEECIEWLKAHDTSPIADNNGEMQLNAE, encoded by the exons ATGACTGCTGAAAATTTG TGCCAATCTCAGCTGCAATCCCTTTATGCTGAAGGAATTGAGGGATGCCACATGGAGTTTGCTGAATACAACTTACTATGTGTTATCTTGCACTCTAGTAACAAcagagatcttgtatcatctatGTCGAG ATTATCAAGtgaagctaaaagagataatgtAGTAAGGTACACTCTTGCAGTTCGGGCAGCTGTCACTTCTGGAAACTATGTTATGTTCTTTAGGCTCTTCAAAACAGCACCAAATTTGAACACTTGCCTGATGG ATCTATATGTTGAAAAGATGCGGTTTAAGGCAGTGTGTTGCATATCTCGATCTTATCGGCCTACATTACATGTTTCTTATATCGCTCAGGTTCTGGGCTTCTCTAGTGGTGCTTCTGACAATGATGAAAAAGATTCAGATGGATTAGAGGAATGTATTGAGTGGTTGAAGGCACATGACACATCTCCTATTGCAGATAACAATGGAGAGATGCAGCTTAATGCCGAG tga
- the LOC133792107 gene encoding SAC3 family protein A-like isoform X5, whose amino-acid sequence MTAENLCQSQLQSLYAEGIEGCHMEFAEYNLLCVILHSSNNRDLVSSMSRLSSEAKRDNVVRYTLAVRAAVTSGNYVMFFRLFKTAPNLNTCLMDLYVEKMRFKAVCCISRSYRPTLHVSYIAQVLGFSSGASDNDEKDSDGLEECIEWLKAHDTSPIADNNGEMQLNAECKRKSDLEGFGVLTFGRS is encoded by the exons ATGACTGCTGAAAATTTG TGCCAATCTCAGCTGCAATCCCTTTATGCTGAAGGAATTGAGGGATGCCACATGGAGTTTGCTGAATACAACTTACTATGTGTTATCTTGCACTCTAGTAACAAcagagatcttgtatcatctatGTCGAG ATTATCAAGtgaagctaaaagagataatgtAGTAAGGTACACTCTTGCAGTTCGGGCAGCTGTCACTTCTGGAAACTATGTTATGTTCTTTAGGCTCTTCAAAACAGCACCAAATTTGAACACTTGCCTGATGG ATCTATATGTTGAAAAGATGCGGTTTAAGGCAGTGTGTTGCATATCTCGATCTTATCGGCCTACATTACATGTTTCTTATATCGCTCAGGTTCTGGGCTTCTCTAGTGGTGCTTCTGACAATGATGAAAAAGATTCAGATGGATTAGAGGAATGTATTGAGTGGTTGAAGGCACATGACACATCTCCTATTGCAGATAACAATGGAGAGATGCAGCTTAATGCCGAG tgcaaaagaaaatctgatttggaaggttttggtgtgctgacatttggaagatcatga
- the LOC133792107 gene encoding SAC3 family protein A-like isoform X6, whose translation MTAENLCQSQLQSLYAEGIEGCHMEFAEYNLLCVILHSSNNRDLVSSMSRLSSEAKRDNVVRYTLAVRAAVTSGNYVMFFRLFKTAPNLNTCLMDLYVEKMRFKAVCCISRSYRPTLHVSYIAQVLGFSSGASDNDEKDSDGLEECIEWLKAHDTSPIADNNGEMQLNAEENSYGSGKVLSSLGVVY comes from the exons ATGACTGCTGAAAATTTG TGCCAATCTCAGCTGCAATCCCTTTATGCTGAAGGAATTGAGGGATGCCACATGGAGTTTGCTGAATACAACTTACTATGTGTTATCTTGCACTCTAGTAACAAcagagatcttgtatcatctatGTCGAG ATTATCAAGtgaagctaaaagagataatgtAGTAAGGTACACTCTTGCAGTTCGGGCAGCTGTCACTTCTGGAAACTATGTTATGTTCTTTAGGCTCTTCAAAACAGCACCAAATTTGAACACTTGCCTGATGG ATCTATATGTTGAAAAGATGCGGTTTAAGGCAGTGTGTTGCATATCTCGATCTTATCGGCCTACATTACATGTTTCTTATATCGCTCAGGTTCTGGGCTTCTCTAGTGGTGCTTCTGACAATGATGAAAAAGATTCAGATGGATTAGAGGAATGTATTGAGTGGTTGAAGGCACATGACACATCTCCTATTGCAGATAACAATGGAGAGATGCAGCTTAATGCCGAG gaaaatagctatggcagCGGAAAGGTTCTTagcagcttgggggttgtgtattga
- the LOC133792107 gene encoding SAC3 family protein A-like isoform X4, translating into MEFAEYNLLCVILHSSNNRDLVSSMSRLSSEAKRDNVVRYTLAVRAAVTSGNYVMFFRLFKTAPNLNTCLMDLYVEKMRFKAVCCISRSYRPTLHVSYIAQVLGFSSGASDNDEKDSDGLEECIEWLKAHDTSPIADNNGEMQLNAEGWEWRRQRTAVSRVQQGAGNGVRHVECKAEYGKGLGVALIMRSASR; encoded by the exons ATGGAGTTTGCTGAATACAACTTACTATGTGTTATCTTGCACTCTAGTAACAAcagagatcttgtatcatctatGTCGAG ATTATCAAGtgaagctaaaagagataatgtAGTAAGGTACACTCTTGCAGTTCGGGCAGCTGTCACTTCTGGAAACTATGTTATGTTCTTTAGGCTCTTCAAAACAGCACCAAATTTGAACACTTGCCTGATGG ATCTATATGTTGAAAAGATGCGGTTTAAGGCAGTGTGTTGCATATCTCGATCTTATCGGCCTACATTACATGTTTCTTATATCGCTCAGGTTCTGGGCTTCTCTAGTGGTGCTTCTGACAATGATGAAAAAGATTCAGATGGATTAGAGGAATGTATTGAGTGGTTGAAGGCACATGACACATCTCCTATTGCAGATAACAATGGAGAGATGCAGCTTAATGCCGAG ggctgggaatggcgaaggcAGAGAACGGCAGTGAGTCGGGTACAGCAAGGGGCTGGGAATGGCGTTAGGCACGtcgagtgcaaggccgagtacggcaaggggctgggagtgGCGTTAATCATGCGGAGTGCaagtcgctag
- the LOC133791673 gene encoding uncharacterized protein LOC133791673, translated as MWEFHGEDITEVNEDQEEVESNSEEDIPYDSDDDEDNDDMRPALEDLASQYHRKGDFVNLGDSNEHNDERNTLPDLFAEAEKELYFGCTTFSVLTFIVNLMHIKVMCGWSNKSLYLLLDLLSKAFPKDNKIPRSYYDAKKMLRDLGLGYETIHVCEYDCALFWKENKNVERCPICGHERYKFQGTKGKKIPHKKMQYFPITPRLQRLFMSRHTSSDMRWHKEERVDTEGVLRHPAYAEVWKDFDRQYPDFAKESRNVRLGFATDGFNPFGDLSNSYSMWPVLLMPYNMPPWRCMKREFLMMALLIPGRRAPGKDIDVYLQPLIDELKELWENGVCTFDVIDKEYFTMRAAILWTIHDFPAYGTVSGYSTQGYKACPVCEDDTSSFRIRGKTCFMGHRRYLCPNHKWRNDMEYDGTIERRSPPRILSGDEILDKLKGVWKCRAGKNDKIIKDDKQQMKDACYENNTN; from the coding sequence ATGTGGGAGTTTCACGGGGAAGATATCACAGAAGTAAACGAAGATCAAGAAGAAGTAGAATCAAACAGTGAAGAGGACATACCATATGACAGTGATGATGATGAGGACAATGACGATATGAGACCAGCATTAGAAGATTTAGCTAGTCAATATCATAGGAAGGGTGATTTTGTGAACCTTGGAGATTCAAATGAGCACAATGATGAAAGGAATACATTGCCTGACTTATTTGCAGAAGCAGAAAAAGAGTTATACTTTGGATGTACAACGTTCTCAGTCTTAACATTTATTGTTAATCTAATGCACATTAAAGTGATGTGTGGTTGGAGTAACAAATCATTATATTTGTTGCTCGACTTACTTTCGAAAGCATTTCCCAAAGACAATAAAATTCCACGATCTTATTATGACGCTAAGAAAATGTTGCGTGATCTTGGTTTAGGGTACGAAACTATTCATGTATGTGAGTATGATTGTGCTTTATTTTGGAAAGAGAATAAAAATGTTGAAAGATGTCCTATATGTGGTCATGAACGATACAAATTCCAAGGAACTAAAGGCAAGAAGATCCCACACAAAAAGATGCAATATTTTCCTATAACTCCACGACTACAAAGACTTTTTATGTCACGCCATACATCATCTGATATGAGGTGGCATAAGGAAGAACGTGTTGATACAGAAGGTGTACTTAGACACCCGGCATATGCagaggtttggaaggattttgatAGACAATATCCAGATTTTGCAAAAGAATCTAGAAATGTAAGGCTTGGATTTGCAACAGATGGGTTCAATCCATTCGGTGATTTATCAAACTCGTACAGTATGTGGCCAGTGTTACTAATGCCATATAACATGCCACCATGGAGATGCATGAAACGAGAATTCTTAATGATGGCATTATTGATTCCGGGACGTCGTGCTCCAGGAAAAGACATAGATGTCTATTTACAACCTCTGATAGATGAGCTGAAAGAACTATGGGAAAATGGTGTATGTACGTTTGATGTTATTGATAAAGAATATTTTACAATGCGTGCAGCAATATTGTGGACGATccatgattttccagcatatggtactGTATCTGGGTATAGCACTCAAGGTTATAAAGCTTGTCCTGTTTGTGAAGATGACACATCTTCATTTCGAATAAGAGGAAAAACATGTTTCATGGGTCATCGTCGATATTTGTGTCCTAACCACAAATGGCGCAATGATATGGAGTATGATGGTACAATCGAACGACGTTCACCTCCAAGAATTTTATCAGGAGATGAAATCTTAGATAAATTAAAAGGTGTATGGAAATGTAGGGCAGGTAAAAATGATAAGATTATTAAGGACGATAAGCAACAAATGAAGGATGCATGTTATGAAAATAACACGAACTAG